The DNA sequence TCCAATTCCATATCGACCGTTTGGCCGCGCACTTGGATGCCGGGGAAATTCACGCCGAGCTCATAATAGAGCCCGTGGCGCAACAGTGGAATGAGTTCATTGATGAAGCGGCCGCCGTCCTGCTTGTCGTCGACGAAGGGGATGAGCGACGAACCGACTTCGAGCGAGATCGGCATCGGCATGATGAACGGGAGTTGGTCGCCGTGCCGCTGCACGGCCTGCTTGACTACGTCTTGGCGCGGCGTCTCCGCCACTTCTTCTTTCACTTGCTCCTTGGCGCGCATCAGAAACAGCGCAAATCCGGTGACCACGACGCTGAGCAAAATGAACGGCGCCGGAGGCATGCCGAGAAACGCCAGCGCAAAGAGCATTCCACCAGCGACCAGCATCGCCTTCGGAAAGGCCGTGATTTGGGTGACGATCTCTTGGCCGAGCCCATGCCACGCCTTTTCGTCGGACGCGACGCGGGTCACCACGATACCGGCGGAGACGGAAATGAGTAGCGCCGGGATCTGTTGCACCAACCCTTCGCCGACTGTAAGCAACGTGTACAATTTCAGCGATTCTCCGGCCGACAGACCGCGTTGCATGATCCCGATAATGAAGCCGGCGATGATATTGATGAGAATGATGATAATGCCCGCAATGGCGTCGCCCTTGACGAATTTCATCGAGCCGTCCATCGCCCCATACATTTGAGATTCGCGATGCAGCAGCGCGCGGCGCTCGATCGCTTGTTCCATATTAATGATGCCGGCACGCAGATCGGCGTCGATACTCATTTGCTTGCCGGGCAACGCGTCCAACGTGAACCGAGCGGCCACTTCAGAGACCCGCTCCGCGCCCTTCGCGATGACGATGAAGTTGATCAACGTAATGATGATGAAGAGGATCACGCCGACGATAAAATTCCCGCCGGTCGTGATGTTGCCGACTCGCTGAATGACCTCGCCCGCATAGCCGTGCGCAAGGATGAGGCGGGTCGAACTGATATTGAGGGACAAGCGATACAACGTGGCCACCAGCAAAATGGTCGGAAACGACGCGATTTGCAGCGCGTTGGAGATATACAACGCGACCATCAGGATGATGACGGCGAGGCCGACGGAGAGGCCGAGCAAGACGTCCAGCGCCATCGGCGGCAACGGGATGAGGATCATCCCAACCACCAGCACGATCATGATGGCAAAGGCGAGATCGCTGAAGCGCGCGATGAAATCGTTGACCTTCAGAAATGGCACGTGATCGAGAAGCCGCATGCGCGCTCAGTGTAGCATAGGGGGCGGGGCGTGGAAAGTTAACAACCGGCCACGGAGGTCGGTTTTAGCGGTAACGTGAAGTACACATGGCTCCCCCGCCCCGGTTCGCTGTGGAGCCACATCCGGCCGCCGTGGATCTGGACCACTTTGCGCGCGATCGCGAGACCGACCCCGGTCCCTTCGTGCGTGCGCGCGTGGCCGTTGCTTCCCTGGGTGAAGCCGGCCAACACTGCCAACTGTTGGTCCTTCGGGATGCCGATGCCAGTGTCGTGCACGCCGACTTTCAACATATCTCCATGCCGCTCCGCCTCGACCCAGACTCGACCCTGCGGCGTAAATTTGACGGCGTTATCCAACAGATGTTGCAACACGCAGCGAATCCATTGCGGGTCGCCGTAGACCGGCGGTAGCTGGTCGCCAACGTTGACCTGCATCTGCGTGGCCGGGCTCGGTTTCAGTCCCGCCGAGACCTCGTTCACTAAACGCGCCACATTGACCCGCCGAATATCGAGCGTCGTGCGGTCGTTCTCCAGCTTCGCCAAATCCATCAGCGCCGTCACGGTGGCCAACAACCGTTTCCCGGACTCGTGAATCATTTTCAAGTACTGCCGCTGCTCCGCCGGCGCTAACGCCACGTCGTCTTCGAGCAGGACTTCCGAAAGACCGATGACACTGGAAAGCGGCGTTCGCAATTCGTGGGAGAGATTGGCCAGCAGATGCGACTTGAGTTCGCCCATCTGTTGGAGCGTGATGTGTTGGCGCGTCAGATCTTCGAAGAGGTGAGCGTTGTGGATCGCCACCGCACACTGTCCGGCCAGCAGATCGAGCAAATGACACAGCTCGTGGTCGTAATCTTGCGCGTGCGCGCGCGGTCCCAGCACGAGGATCGCGATCAGATCCTCGCCGAGGAAACATGGCACACAGGCCTCGGCATGGAACTGGACATAGAAGTGGAGCCCGATCGGCTTGATTTCTCCATACGCCGGATCATCGACCAAGGCGCGCCGGGTGACGGCTTGGCGATGGCGCCGCAGCCAGGCGATATACGGACTGACGTCTCCGACTTGAAATGACCCCGGCTTCACGCCGAGCGTCTCGCGGACCAACAAGCGCGTCGGATCGCCGTTGCGGACCAACAGTGCGGCGTTTTCGGTCCCGACGAGCTTCGTAAAGAACTTGAGAAGGATGGTATAGAGTTGCCGACGATCGTGCGTCGACGTGAGCTCCGCCAACAGTCGCGCAACAACGTCGCGCAGATCGTAACCATCCCGCTGTTGGCGACGCCGCCACCATTGCCGCACGCCGGCCCACCGCACGGCCACCGCACTGATCACCAACACGCCACCCACACAGGCGATGCCCAACTCAACCCAAAAGCGAGTCATTAACACGTCAAATACTCCTTCGTAACTGGCGCGCCGATTATAAGAGAACACGGACAAGTTGCCAACGTCCTCCAAGAGAAAAAACGGTGTTTTTGTGTTTTTCTAGAGCGATTACTCAAACAGCGGACGCAAGACGAGATGTTCCTCGCGCTCCGGACCGAACGAGAGCAACACGATGGGCACTTCGATCAGCGTTTCGAGTCGTTCGAGGTAATGTTGCAGCGGCGGGGGGAGATCGGCACGCGACTGCGCCCCGTGGCAACTTCCGGTCCATCCCGGGACCTCTTCATAGATCGGCTGCACCCGCGCCAAGTGGTCAACGCGGGCCGGCACGGTTTGGATCTGGTGTCCATGGAGTTGGTACGCCACCGCCATCTTGACGGACTCGAGTCCTTCCAACACATCGACTTTCGAGAGCGCCAAGCCGGTGAGCCCGTTCACGCGCACGGCGTGGCGCAACGCCACCAAGTCGATCCAGCCGCAGCGCCGCACGCGTCCGGTCGTGGCCCCGAATTCGGCTCCGCGCTGTTGCAAGTGTACGCCGACATCGTCGGTGAGTTCAGTCGGAAACGGGCCGCTGCCAACGCGCGTCGAGTAGGCCTTCGCGACGCCGATGACTTGGCGAATCGCGGTGGGTCCTACGCCGCTCCCGCTACAAGCCCCGGCGGCCACTGTCGTGGACGATGTGACATACGGATAGGTCCCATGATCGAGATCCAACGCCGTCCCCTGCGCGCCCTCGAAGAGGACGCGTTTGCCGGCGCGCAGGGCGCTGTGCAAACGAGCCGCAGTGTCCGTGATAAACGGCCGGAGGCGGTGACCGAATTGACGGTAACTTTCAATGGTGGCCTCAATGCCGGGCGCCACGCCGCCCAAAAGTTTTTCGATCGTGGCGTTCAAGTCGGGGAGGATCTCGCGCAGCCGTTTCGCGAGCTGATCAGGATCGATCAGTTCCGCGCAACGCAAACCCCGCCGCGCCGCTTTCGCTTCATACGTCGGCCCAATGCCACGGCCGGTGGTGCCGATTTTTCGCTCTCCCGCCAACCGTTCCCGCAACGTGTCGATCTCGCGGTGGTGCGGCAACACCACATGCGCCTGTTCGCTAATCCACAACCGCCCCTGCACCTTGCCGACCAGCGCATCGCAGCGGCCGATCTCTTCCAAACAAGCCGCGGGATCGAGCACCACGCCGTTCCCAATCAGACATTCCACGGTTGGGTGCAAGATCCCGGACGGGATGAGATGGAGCACGACTTTTCGTTCACCGACCAACAGCGTATGGCCCGCATTCGCACCCCCTTGAAAGCGAACGACGACATCGGCTTGCGGCGTGAGGAGATCAACGATCTTCCCCTTCCCCTCATCGCCCCACTGTGCCCCGACAATGACTGCGGTGTTCATCGCAACAACATCTCCAATAACGCCTTCTGCGCGTGCAGCCGATTCTCGGCCTGGTCCAGAATGCGCGATTGGGGGCCGTCCATCACGTCATCGGTGATCTCTTCGCCGCGGTGGGCGGGTAGGCAGTGCAGCGCGATCGCGTCCGGCGCAGCATGGCGCAGCAGCGCGGCGTTGACTTGAAACGGGGTGAATGCCTGTTTCTTCGCGATTTCACCGGCCCCCTCTTGGCCCATGCTGACCCAGGTGTCGGTGTTAATCGCATGGGCGTCGCGGACGGCCGCGATCGCGTCGTGCCCGATCTGGACATGTCGCAGTCCCTGCTGTTGCACTCGACTCCGCAATGATGCCGCCGGCTCGAATCCCGGCGGCGTGGCAATCGCGAGTTGAAATTGCAACACGATCGCGGCCTCGATCCAGCTGTTCGCTACGTTATTCCCATCGCCGACATATGCGACTTTGAGATCGTTCAGATGGCCGCGCGTTTCTTGGATCGTCAGCAAGTCCGCCAAGATTTGGCAGGGATGCGAGAGATCGCTGAGCGCATTGATGACTGGGACCGTGGCCGCAGCGGCCAGTTCTTCCGCCCGCACTTGTTCAAACGTGCGGATGGTGATCCCGTGGACGAAGCGCGACAGCACGCGCGCGGTGTCGGCATAGGTCTCGCCGCGTCCCAACTGCGAGGCTTGGCTCGTCAAGTGGAGCGCATGGCCGCCTAATTCATACATCGCGACTTCAAAGGACACGCGCGTCCGCGTGGATGGTTTTTCGAAGATCATCGCCAACGATTTGCCTCGCAACGTCGGATCGTTCTTTCCCGCGCGTCGCGCGGTCTTCAGCGCCGCTGCGCGATCGAGCACGGCATGCAGTTCGCTCGCATTCAGGTCTTCAATGGTCAAAAAATGACGGACCATAACAGTCGCTCCCGGTTCACAACACATACCGCGACAAGTCGCGATTTTTCACGACTTCGGCAAGCCGCGTTTCGACGTATTTCCGATCGACGATAAATTCCTGCCCACCTCGCTCCGGTGCGACAAATGAAATCTCTTCCAAAACCCGTTCCATCACGGTGTGAAGGCGTCGCGCCCCGATATTTTCCGTCTGTTCATTGATCAACACCGCAATGTCGCAAATGGCATCGAGGCCATCCGGTGCAAAGTGGAGCCGCACGCCTTCGGTCGCGAGCAACGCCTCATATTGTCTGACCAGCGAATTTTCCGGTTCGGACAGGATCCGCGAGAAGTCGCTGCGCGTGAGCGCCAACAGTTCGACACGAATCGGAAAACGTCCTTGTAACTCCGGGATCAAGTCGGACGGCTTCGAGACATGGAACGCGCCGGCCGCGACAAACAGGATGTGATCAGTGCGCACAATTCCGTGTTTGGTCATCACTGTAGACCCTTCCACGATCGGGAGGATATCTCGTTGCACCCCTTCGCGCGAGACGTCGGGACCGCCCGACCGTTGGCCGGCGTTGGCGATCTTGTCGATCTCGTCGAGGAAGATGATGCCTTGTTGCTCGGTGAGTTCCACCGCGCGCTGGCGCACGCCATCCATGTCGATTAACTTGCCCGCTTCGTCTTCCGTCAGCATGCGCAGCGCCTCCGGCACCTGCACGCGCCGGGGTTTCCGGCCTTGCGGCATGAACTGAGAGAACATCTCTTTCAACTGCAATCCCATGTCTTCAAAGCCGCCCGGAGTTAAGACTTCGACTTGCGGCGGCATCCCGCTCGGGGCGGCAGTCGGCAATTCGACCATTTCGTCGTCCAACTTGCCCTGGCGCAGTAACGTCCGCAACGTGGCCGCCAATTCGGTGTTGCTGGCCTCGGCGCTCGCCCCCGCCTGCCGTGCCAATTGCGGCCCACGCCCGTTCAACAGCAATTCGATCACTTGTTCTTCCGCGTGTTCGGCCGCGCGGACGCGCACCTTGGCGGTCTCTTCCTCGCGGACCATCTTCACCGCCAAGTCCGCCAGCTCGCGGATCATCGATTCCACGTCTTTGCCGACGTATCCCACTTCGGTGAATTTCGTGGCTTCAACTTTAATGAAGGGGGCGCCGGCCAATCGCGCCAGACGCCGCGCGATCTCGGTCTTCCCGACCCCAGTTGGCCCGATCATGATGATGTTTTTCGGCGCGATCTCGTCACGCAAGCTGGATTCGACGTGTTGCCGCCGCCAACGGTTGCGCATCGCGATCGACACGGCACGCTTCGCGTCGGCCTGACCGATGATGTAGCGATCAAGTTCCGAGACAATCTCGCGCGGCGTAAAATTCGCGCTCACAAGACCTCCACGGAAAATTCGCGATTAGTGAACACGCAGATGTCCGCAGCGATCGTCAGGCCTTCATGGACGATCTTTTCCGCGCTGAGCGTGCTGTGCTGGACCAGCCCTCGCGCTGCGGCCAACGCGAAGTTGCCGCCCGATCCGATCGCGGTCTGACCATCGTCGGGCTCGATCACGTCGCCGGTTCCGGAAACAATCAACGTGTGTTGCGCATCGGCCACTAAGAGCAATGCCTCCAAGCGGCGCAGCGCCTTGTCCATCCGCCATTCCTTGGCCAATTCCACCGCCGCCCGCATCAGGTTGCCCCGATATTCATCCAGTTTTTGTTCGAACCGTTCGAAGAGCGTAAACGCATCGGCGCTCGCGCCGGCGAATCCGGCCAGGACCTTGTCTTGGTAGAGGCGCCGAATCTTGCGCGCCTTCTGCTTCACGACCGTGTTGCCAATGCTGACTTGGCCGTCGCCTCCCATCGCGACTCGCCCGTCACGCCGCACACACAGAATCGTCGTCGAACGGATTTGCATAGCGGGCGGTCATTAACAGCGGCCATCGAGAAATTCAACGCGCAAAATGAAAGTTAAGCTTTGGGGTGGGACTTGTCGTACACTTCCATCAACTTATCGATCGAGATGTGGGTGTATTTCTGCGTCGTGGAGAGACTGGCGTGGCCGAGCAGTTCTTGGATGCCGCGCAGGTCGGCGCCTTGATTCAGTAAGTGGGTCGCGAAGGTGTGGCGCAACACGTGCGGCGTCACCGGCTTATTAATGTTGGCGTCGCGGAGATATTTCCGAATCATCCGCTCGACGCTCCGCGTGGTGAGCCGCCCGCCGCGCCGATTCACAAACAACGCCTTTTCGGACGCCTTTGCGACCACGGAGGAGCGCTGGCCGAGATACAAATCGAGGGCCTTCAATGCCTGATTGCCGACGGGAAGGATGCGTTCCTTCTTTCCCTTCCCCAGCACGCGGATCCGTTTCTCGGCGACGTCGACATCCGCGATGTTCAGTCCGACCAACTCGCTGACGCGCAATCCGGCGGCATAAATCAATTCCATCGCGGCCTTGTCGCGGATCGACAACAAGTCGGTCCCGCTCGGCATTTTGAGCAGTTGTTCGGTCTCGTCGATGCTCAAGAAACGGGGGAGGCGTTTCGGGATCTTCGGGGTCGCGACTTCTTTCGCTGGATTGGCGGTCAACGCCCCCTGGCGGACCCAAAAAGCAAAAAAGCTACGCAGTGAAGCCAATTTCCGCGCCACCGACGCCGGATGGTGCTTGCCGAGCAGCCCCCCGATGTAATTCCGCACCACATCGGCGGTGATGAGCGGCAGCATGCCCGTGCCCTGCCGAGGCACGGCCGGCTGTTGTTCGAAAAAGAAGTCGAAGAAATGCCGCAAGTCCGCCAGATAATTTTTCAAGGTGTGCGGCGAGGACTCCCGCTCCTTCTGGAGATAATGCGCGTAGATCTCAAGGAGGTCGAACATGTTGTCCTTACTGGCAAATTCCCGCAAGAAGAGCAATAGAATTATCCGGCGAAACAGCTGATTCTTTCATCCAAGCCGCAAAGTCGCTCCTGGCGCGGGCCAGATAAGCGGCCTTCCGACTGCGGTACGGAGTGGCGGCAGGCAACGGCGGTGTCAAGCCCCAGTTTGCGTTCATCGGCTCATAACAACTCGGGTTTCCCTGGGTCACATGTCGGATCAGGCTTCCACAGGCCGTGGTCTCCGGAGGCGGCCGCTGGAGCTTGCCTGCGACCCGTAACCCCACGTAGAGCCCCATCGCTGCGGATTCGACATAGCCCTCGACCCCGACAATCTGCCCGGCGAAATGGATCGCCCCCATCAACCCATTCCTTGATCTCCCTCTCCCTCCTGGGGAGAGGGAAGCCCGCGCCGCGCGGGCGGGGTGAGGGGGAGAATGTTCCTCCTCCGCTTGCCGGAGTGCCAGCGCATCGTTTAAGAGCTTCGGCGCATTCAGATAGGTATTGCGATGCATCGCCCCCAGCCGCAGGAATTCCGCCTGTTCCAGGCCCGGCAGGGTACGGAACAAGCGCCGCTGCTCGGTCCAGGTCATTCGGGTCTGGAAGCCGACGATGTTATAGATCGTCCCCGCCTGATTATCCTGCCGCAACTGCACGGCCGCATACGGGGTCTTCCCGGTCTGCGGATCGCGCAATCCCATCGGTTTCATCGGCCCATGCCGCAGCGTATCGATGCCGCGTTCGGCCATCACCTCGACCGGCAGGCAGCCTTCGAAATATTTCGGATCTTCAAAATTGCGCGGCGGCACTTTCTCCGCGTGCACCAACGCCATCACGAACGTCTCGTATTGCGCTCGATCGAGCGGGATATTGATATATTCATTGCCCGCGCCTTTGCCGTAGCGGCTGGCGCGGAACGTCTTGGTCTGATCGATCGATTCCGTCGCGACGAGCGGCGCCATGCTGTCGTAAAAAAAGAGGTCATGCGCGTGCGTCTGTTGCTGAATTTCCGCGGCGAGCGCCGCCGCCGTCAGCGGGCCAGTCGCCACAATGAGCGGGGCGTGCGGTGCAGCCGCATCCCACTTCACGCCAAGCTGCGTGAGGTTCTGCACCTCTTCGTGCCGCACCGTGATTTGCGGATGGGCCCGCACGCGCTGCGTCACCAGCAACGCGAAGGCCTCGCGATCGACCGCCAGCCCGGATCCGGCGGGCACGGCCACCTCCGCCGCGACGGCCATCGTCAGTGAACCGAGCGCCCGCATTTCTTCTTTCAGGCACCCCACCGTGTTTTCCGGATCGTCGGAGCGAAACGAATTGCTGCAAACGAGTTCGGCAAAATTTCCAGTTTGGTGCGCCGGCGTGCGGACTCCGGGACGCATTTCATACAGCGTCACGGCCCATCCCGCTTCCGCCAACGCATATGCGGCCTCGGATCCGGCCAACCCGGCACCGATCACAATAGCAGCTTTCATAGAGGTTCCCCTAGATGGTTACGGGGAGGGAAGCAACGAACATCCGCCCTTGAAGCCGCCTTGGGTCTCGTACTGCGCAAACGAGGTCCCGGTCGGGTTGATGCTCGGGGCAAACGGATCGCAGGCGTCACCCATACCGTCGTGATCCGCTTCAAATTGGTCAGGATTCGGCACTAAACGGCAGTTGTCGAACTGATCGAGCACACCGTCGTTGTCGTCGTCGGGATCGCACGCGTCGCCCAGTCCGTCGCCGTCGGTGTCGAGTTGATCTTTATTCGGCACCAACAAGCAGTTGTCGGCGGCGTCCGGAATGCCATCGCGATCCCGATCGCCGAGTCCTAACGCCTCGCAGACATCGCCGATCCCATTCTTATTCGCGTCGGCTTGATCGGGATTATAGCGGACGCGGCAGTTGTCGAGCGGACGGCAGCGCGTGGCGAGCGCCGTGCCGAAACCGGCACCTGGGCCGTCACAATAATCGTCGTACCCATTGCCGCTGAAGTGATCGCTGTCCGGCTCCCACGGATGGACACCGAGTTCGCCGCCCTCTTCCACATCGGTGGCGCCGTCGGCGTCGTCGTCGGGGTCGCACGCGTCGCCACCACCCGCATTGACCGCCATCGTGGGCAACACCTTCGCCGGGCCGGGGGTCCAACTATCGCCGTCAGTGTTCCATTGGTCGGGATTCGGCACCAGCGGACAGTTGTCCTGACTACTCGGCAAGCCGTCTTGATCGGCATCGTCCGGTCCGCCGAAGTCCGCGCAGGCGTTGCCGATCGCGTCGGGCGGCGTATCCGCATCGGCATGCTGCACGATTTGGCCCAACTGCACGTCGCCGCCCAATCCGGACTCGTAGTGGTCCGGGCAGTTATCGAAACCGTGGCACGCGCCTTCGACGCTGAATTGTGGTCCGGCCGGGCCGTCGCACAGGCCGTCGCCATCGCTATCGGGACGCTTCGGATCGAGCGGCACGCAGTGGCCCAACACGGTCGTCGGCACACTGCGCAGATACTGCACTGCAATAAAGTGGTTGCTCCCGCTCTCCGCCCAATCTTCCAAACCGTCGTTGTCGTCGTCCGGATCGCAGGCCTCGGGCACGGTGTCCTTGTCGGTATCGGATTGCGCGTCCGGCGTTTGGTCGCCGTTGGTATCGACGAGCAGATCGGCGAGATACGGGCACCGATCGACCGCGTCGTTCAGGCCGTCGCCGTCGCTATCCACCGCGCCGCGATAGGTGTCGGGGGCCAGGTCGCAGACGTCGCCGATCTGATCTTCATCGCGATCGACTTGGTTCAAGTTCTTCACGGTCGGGCAGTTGTCGCCCGGGGCCTTACAGCGCGTCGGACTCCCGACCAGCCCGAATCCCTGCCCTGGCCCGTCGCAGTAGCCGTCGTGATCGGTGTCGGGGAGATTCAGATCGGTCCCGGCGACGCCTTCATCCGTATCGAGCAGGCCGTCGTTGTCGTCGTCCGGGTCGCACGCGTCGCCGGCGGTGTCGCCGTCGAGCTCGGTCTGCAGCGGATTTTTGACACAGGGACAATTGTCGTCCGGATTGATGATCCCGTCACCGTCAGCGTCTTCGCAGGCATCGCCGATACCGTCGCCGTCGCTGTCGGCCTGGTTGGGGTTGTACACCGTGGGGCAGTTGTCGAAGAGGTCATTCTTTCCGTCTTTGTCGGTGTCTTGGCAGAGGATCGGCGCCTGCTGGCAAATATTGGGGATATCAATGAACGGGATGATCAGACCGCACGGATCGCCCTTGCACGCGTGCTGCGGATCGCCTTCACCGAGCTTCCGCGCGGCGGTCTGCGGCGACAACGCGGCGCCAAGGCCCAGCTCGCCGCAGGTCACGTCCCACGGACTGATCGGCGGAGATTTACCCAAGGCCACGTCCAGCGCCAACAAAAACCACGGCGATTGCACGCACTGTTCCGCGTTGCCGTCGATCGGCGTATCGCCCAACGTCGCGACGGCGGAGAATTCAGACGTGTCTGCCAGATACGGAAATTGGACGAGCGGATCGCTGTTGCCCAACGAGGGCGCGACGCTCAACGCCGTGGCCACGACCGGCGCATCGAGCGGGACGTTGCTGGTGTCAACCAGTTCGCCGAACACCGATTTGCCATCATTGTTCGGATCGTTACTACTAATCGTGGTAATCGTGCGCCGATACGACGAGCCTTCGCCCGACGTCGCGGAATCCGCCACGAAGACTTCCACTTCTCCAGTGGCACTCGGTTGATTCGGCACCAGCCCGACCAATGCGTATTTCAGCGGATCGGCACTCCCGATCTTGAAGACTGGGCGCAATGCCTCGGGACTGCCGAAGCGATGATTGCCTTCGTGCTCGAGTTGAATGCCCTGCCCCGGCGTCGAGGCAGCGATGCTGCCGTTCAACACAAAACTGTTGCGCGTGAGCTTATTATAGAACGGGTCCGCCGAGCTCCCGACCGGACAGAGCGGGTCCACGGCGCTGAACGGACTATTCGCCGTCTCGCGCTCGACCAGCACGCCACTCTCGCCATTGGTCCCGATCGTATTGGCCAAATATTGCCCGTTCAGCCCGTTGACCCCGAGCACGTTGCCACGGCCGGTGACCAGCACGCCGAGACCGAAATTCGCGCCGATCGCGCTGCCGCCGATCGCATTCGCCGTCCCACTGATATGCACGCCTTCGCCGTTTTGCGCCACGCTCGCGCTCAGGACGACGTTGAAGTCCCCGCCGAGCGACAGCCCCACGGGCGCCTTCTTGGTCGTGAGTTTGGTGAGTTGATTCTGATCTCCGCAGACCGAGATTCCGGTGCCGCTGCCAACGGCGCCGAGCCCGGTGATGCTGACATTGCTCACGACGTTGTCACTGGAGAAGACACACAGGCCGTTCAATCCGCTCCCCACTTCGATGGCAATATTTTCCAACCGCGAGCCACCGCCGCCGAACTTGCCGGCCGCATCGGGCGAGGCCTGGATATCGACCACACAGCCATCGTGAACGGCCCCACTGGCCAGCTTTAAAGTGATCTTGCCGTTCCCGCGCAACACCGTGCCGGGCAGCAACAGCGGCGCGACGGCCAGCGGATCGACGTGGTCGACCGCAAATTCAATCACGTCGCATTCGTCGAAGCCGCCCGCGCCGGGTTGATTATTTAAATGTCGCAGCAGATTGCCGGAATTCGGGGAATTTTGACCGGACGAATTGGTCACGATACAGGTCCCTGCCACCCCCCAACGGAGCGGACAGACCACGGCCAACGAAAACAACAGGACATGGGGGAAACGATACCGACGCGCCATCGACCAACCCTCCCGAGGCCGCCGGACCTGATTTGCCGGTCGACATGCCTCATCTCCTCCCCCAGGAGTGGTCTCGCTTTATCCGAAGTAGGAATGCTTGACAAGCTAGAAATTTCGGGTTTAAGGGGACTTGGCTTGGGGGAGCAACCGGGAGATGGACCATGTCCGACCTCAAGCTGTTTGCGTTTTTTCGCCCCGCCGGCAGTCCCACTGCCAAGACCTGCGACGTCGAATATGAAGAAAATTGGGATGAATTAGATGGCCCGCAGCCGAAGATCGGCGAGATCGATTGCGGACTGAGCGACAAGTTCTACCTGATCCGCAAAGCGGGACTCGCCGGACAATTCCAAATCCAGGTGGCAGCCAACGAAAACCCGGGCGATGGGGATTACTTAAGCGCGCCCCTCGATCCTAACACTGACCATTACCTCGACGTCGCCCAACTCAGCTCTCCCGTGGCCGGACGTCCATACGTCGTCACACGCTTCGCCAGCCCTGTGGCGCTGCAAGAGTCGTATGAAGGGAAACGGCGCACAGAACCGGGCGTAATGCGCGAAGAGGTCACGGAAACCCGCCGCCCCCAGCACAGTATCGTCGAATTCGAAGTCGGTCCCGGCGGAGGCATCGGCAGTGAAACCACGCCGCTCGATCCCGGATTGCGCGGTGCCCCGCAGAGTGATGAAGCGAATGCCTTTAGCGGCGGCGGCCTGTACGCCAGCGTCCTCTGGACTCCACCGCCGGGACTCGGGTGGAAGATCACGGAGGGCATTTTCCTCAACCCGCGCCTGGCCGTCGATTGTCTGTTCGGCACGGCCAATACCCACGTCACCGCCGATCCGAACGATCCCGGCAATTTCCAACTCTGTTCGTTCGCCCTTTACTTTGGCCCGCGCATCAGTCGCCACCTCTTCACCGAGGCCCCGGATTGGGACCTCTGGGCCGGCCTCGAAATCCCGGCAATCGGCTTCAAACACCTCACTGGAGATTGGGCCTCCGCAGGACGCTCCACGATGACGCCCGTCGAACAGTGGAGTCTGTTGTACCCCGGCCAACGTTGGGCGCTGACCGCCGGCGCGAAGGGCCGCGTCAGTGAAGGCTGGGCACTCGGCGGGGCGTTGCGGTTTATCTTTCCTGAGAGCTTAAACAACGGCGACCCAGACAACCGCTTCGCGTTCGATCATTGGGCGCTGTTCGTCACGCTCGTCGTGAGCCCAGCCAACTACGACATAGTCGAC is a window from the Deltaproteobacteria bacterium genome containing:
- the argF gene encoding ornithine carbamoyltransferase, translating into MVRHFLTIEDLNASELHAVLDRAAALKTARRAGKNDPTLRGKSLAMIFEKPSTRTRVSFEVAMYELGGHALHLTSQASQLGRGETYADTARVLSRFVHGITIRTFEQVRAEELAAAATVPVINALSDLSHPCQILADLLTIQETRGHLNDLKVAYVGDGNNVANSWIEAAIVLQFQLAIATPPGFEPAASLRSRVQQQGLRHVQIGHDAIAAVRDAHAINTDTWVSMGQEGAGEIAKKQAFTPFQVNAALLRHAAPDAIALHCLPAHRGEEITDDVMDGPQSRILDQAENRLHAQKALLEMLLR
- the sctV gene encoding type III secretion system export apparatus subunit SctV; its protein translation is MRLLDHVPFLKVNDFIARFSDLAFAIMIVLVVGMILIPLPPMALDVLLGLSVGLAVIILMVALYISNALQIASFPTILLVATLYRLSLNISSTRLILAHGYAGEVIQRVGNITTGGNFIVGVILFIIITLINFIVIAKGAERVSEVAARFTLDALPGKQMSIDADLRAGIINMEQAIERRALLHRESQMYGAMDGSMKFVKGDAIAGIIIILINIIAGFIIGIMQRGLSAGESLKLYTLLTVGEGLVQQIPALLISVSAGIVVTRVASDEKAWHGLGQEIVTQITAFPKAMLVAGGMLFALAFLGMPPAPFILLSVVVTGFALFLMRAKEQVKEEVAETPRQDVVKQAVQRHGDQLPFIMPMPISLEVGSSLIPFVDDKQDGGRFINELIPLLRHGLYYELGVNFPGIQVRGQTVDMELEAYIINIHEVPVAQGKVMKGCILVGESLEQLGLFNITGTETIHPIDGSVVTWISEEHKDVAMQAGFRMWDVAEYLILHLSYILRRHSHEFLGLQEVQTIVNELEKTHPALVKELVPKVVTLLQLTEILQRLVQEDLSIRDLKSVFSTLAQWGEVERDTLMLAEHVRAGMKRYITHKYAGPSNTLAVYLLDPEIEDMVRNAIRRTEKGNYLALEPDMMQEIVEAVGKEIASHPFPPGARPPVILTTAEVRRYFRKIVELEFPQLAVLSYQELAENLRIQPIARVRIPRAAAA
- a CDS encoding adenylosuccinate synthase, giving the protein MNTAVIVGAQWGDEGKGKIVDLLTPQADVVVRFQGGANAGHTLLVGERKVVLHLIPSGILHPTVECLIGNGVVLDPAACLEEIGRCDALVGKVQGRLWISEQAHVVLPHHREIDTLRERLAGERKIGTTGRGIGPTYEAKAARRGLRCAELIDPDQLAKRLREILPDLNATIEKLLGGVAPGIEATIESYRQFGHRLRPFITDTAARLHSALRAGKRVLFEGAQGTALDLDHGTYPYVTSSTTVAAGACSGSGVGPTAIRQVIGVAKAYSTRVGSGPFPTELTDDVGVHLQQRGAEFGATTGRVRRCGWIDLVALRHAVRVNGLTGLALSKVDVLEGLESVKMAVAYQLHGHQIQTVPARVDHLARVQPIYEEVPGWTGSCHGAQSRADLPPPLQHYLERLETLIEVPIVLLSFGPEREEHLVLRPLFE
- a CDS encoding GAF domain-containing sensor histidine kinase is translated as MTRFWVELGIACVGGVLVISAVAVRWAGVRQWWRRRQQRDGYDLRDVVARLLAELTSTHDRRQLYTILLKFFTKLVGTENAALLVRNGDPTRLLVRETLGVKPGSFQVGDVSPYIAWLRRHRQAVTRRALVDDPAYGEIKPIGLHFYVQFHAEACVPCFLGEDLIAILVLGPRAHAQDYDHELCHLLDLLAGQCAVAIHNAHLFEDLTRQHITLQQMGELKSHLLANLSHELRTPLSSVIGLSEVLLEDDVALAPAEQRQYLKMIHESGKRLLATVTALMDLAKLENDRTTLDIRRVNVARLVNEVSAGLKPSPATQMQVNVGDQLPPVYGDPQWIRCVLQHLLDNAVKFTPQGRVWVEAERHGDMLKVGVHDTGIGIPKDQQLAVLAGFTQGSNGHARTHEGTGVGLAIARKVVQIHGGRMWLHSEPGRGSHVYFTLPLKPTSVAGC